A region of the Bacteroidota bacterium genome:
AAATTCGATCGTCTCTCTTGAACGTGATGATACTGAAACTGCTGAACAGAATCTTTTTTCCGCACAGCAGCTGGCGCCGGACCAGTTTGAAGTATTGTACCTGCTTGGCAGTCTTTATGAGAAGAAAGAAGATTTTCCTTATGCCCTCGAGTGGTACAACAAGGCCCGTGATGTAGCCCAGCCTGGACAAATGGAGCAGCTGGCTGGTCAGCACCTCGACACGATGGCGCAGGTCCACTCAGGTGGCAATGCGGTCCGTAAAAAGCTGAAGATATTTGTCCGCCGCGGATTTGATCAGTTCCTGTCTAACCTCATTGAGGGGCTGAATCCATTCTATGATGTAGAGCGCGTCGTGATAGATGCTGTCGACCAGATCGAGCCGGCTATGGAAGACGCCGACATTTGCTGGTTTGAATGGTGTGATGAATTGGTGATGTATGCCACGCGGCTTGAAATTTCGAAGCGAAAGCCTATCGTGTGCCGGCTCCATCGATACGAAGCATTTACGGATATTCCAGGGAAAGTACAATGGGAGCATGTGGATGCCCTGATGCTTGTCACGGATCACCTGATTACCATTTTACGGCAAACCGTACCCGGCATCGAAGACCGTGTGCAGGTTTCTGTTGTGAACAATGGCGTAGATACAGACAAAATTGCGTTTGCTCCCCGCGGTCACGGCTACAGCGTTGCCAGCGTAGGGTACATTCATATGCGCAAAAATCCGATGATGCTCCTGCAGATTCTGGAGAAGCTGGTTCGTTTCGATTCGCGCTATAAGCTGCACATAGCCGGCAAGTTTCAAGATTCCCTCGTCAAAATGTACTGGGATCATGCCATCCGCGAAATGGGCCTGGCAGATCATATCCAGTTTGATGGCTGGCAGGAGAACATCACAAGTTGGCTGGCTGACAAAAACTTCCTCGTTTCCACCAGCATACATGAAAGCTTCGGATACTCGATTGCTGAAGCCATGTCGATGGGCATCAAGCCGATTGTGCATAACTTCCCGTTCTCTACGCGTATCTGGCCCGAGCAAATCCTGTACAACACGGTTGATGAGGCGGTGGGCATGATCACTTCAAATGTTTACAGCTCCGTAGCGTATCGCAACTTCATCGAATCGAACTACGCACTCTTCGACCAGGTGACGCAGGTACGAAAAATTCTGTCGGGACTGCCGAAAGAGAAAATGCGCGACATCAAAACCCCAATGTTCGAGAAAGGCGCGTTGCAGAGCAAAGTCGATCAGTTAGTACAGCTAAAGACGCCGGCTGCAGGCACTGAGGCCGTCAAAGCTGCAAAAACCGAAGCGAAAGCTGAAGTGAAAATGGCTACGCCGGCTACCTGATCTGGTACCTGCCGTACCTGTTGCATAATTCAAGCCCGATGTTGTTAATTGGATGCGCACGCATCTGGTTCACCATCGGGCTTTTTTAATGCAGGAAATTTCTCAGGGTTACATGGCCTTACTGGCTGAGCAACTGGCATTTGTTGCTGCTTTTCTCGGTGGCTTCTCTGCTACGTTTTTGGGGACCTTGCTTGCCATCAAACATAAAGATGGACCGCATACCAAAATGGTGGTTGCACTAGCTATTTCAGCGTCTGCATTTATTGTGGCTGTCCTGGGCTTCACCGGAATGGTGGTTTATGGGCATCCCGACAATCCCATACCGTACGGATCGTATAACTATATGCGGCTCTGTGGAATTCTGGCGTTTTCGATAGGGATCTATAGCCTGTTGTGGGCTATTGGACTCAGCGGCTATATGATATCCAAAAAAATAGGCCGCACTACGCTGCTTATTGCAACCAGTGCGGCCTTGCTTACCTTTTTTATGCTGTTTGACTACAGCGCATGATGGCCCGTTTTACAAGCGCAAAATCAAGCGCGCCAGCTTACACAGTCTCTGGGAAAAGCTCACTAAATCGTGTTGCATGCTCGGGGTAGGCTGTACCGAACATGGTGGCAATGTTGTTGGCTTCTTCGCTATCCCCGAGGGCGCGTGATACCTGAAAGAGTTCAATCAAAGCCTCTGGGCTGTCTTCAATCAACAAAGATTTTTGAATAGCTGCGCGTGCATCCTCATACGCTCCCTTGAGCCGATCGCTGGTTGCCTTGAGCATCCAGGCCTCATGGTTTTCCGGGAATTTGAGCGTAGCAGCAAGCGCAAGCGTGCCTGCTTGATGCAGCTCTTTGGTGTGGAGGAGTGATTCGAAGGCAGCTTTCAGCTCGGCAAAGGTCGAATAGGTATAGTCGAGGTCTTCGAGTTTGGCTGACCCGGTTGCCGGCGCCGTGTCATCTTGCAAGAGCGACGCGGTGATTTTCTGCATGCGCTCTTCCCATTCCGGGTACTTGGCGCGCATGTAGTCGGACGTCCGTTTAGCTTCTTCATGCTGGTCGGTTGCAATGGATAGCTGAATCAGCTCAACCAGTGCCTCGGGCGTTTCATCAATCCGAATGGACGTGTCAAGCGCGCTCAATGCTTCATTATAGGCAAGGCTTTGCCGGTGTACGATCGCCTTCAGAATAAAAGGATAAGGCAACTCGCCATACTCGCGACAAGCATGCTCAGTGATGACCAGTGCTTCATCGAGTTTGTTGTTGCGTAGTGCAGTTTCGAACTGTGCGATGTACTGGTCGAAGGGGAGACGCGGTTTCTGTTGTGTGCTTGCCGGCGCTGAGAACTGGGGGACACGGGCCTGCGTGATCAGCCGGCCGCGCAAGATAACCGGAATGCCGCGTTCGAACATACCGTATTCCTGCCAGATTTGTAGTGTCTCCTTGTCTGAGGTGTTGGACCCGTGCTCAATGCCGGCTGGATTGCGATAGTAGAGCCCCAGGGTTTCAGGATAACGGTACAAGTTTTCCTGCTTGCCAATCCGGAGCCAGAACTCATAGTCGCCGGCAGAAACCATTTCATCGCGAAAATACCCATACTTCTCATGCAGTGATTTACGCCACATCGGCTGTGAGCCTATAATGCAGTGTCGCTCGAGCTCTGCATAGCTGTATGGTGGCCAGTTGAGTAATTTAGAGGAAGAAGTTGTCTCAAATGATTCATGCGCTACGGATGTGTCAATTTGCCCTGGGTACAGCAAGGCAAATTCGGGATGTGCATCAAGGTAGCGGGCAAGGGTTTCCAGTGCATCCTTCCTGTGCCGGTCATCTGTGTTGGCATTTGTGATGTAGCGGCCACTGGCCATCCTGATGCCGCGATTCCAGCTTGCATATAGTGTTTCACGTTCAGGTGCGCGGACGTAGTGGATGTTGTCGAAGTTGCGCTGGTATCGTTCGACAATCTCTTTTTCGTTTTCAGGGCTATGCGCATCGATTACGATAATTTCGAGCCCACCTTGCTGGTAAAGCGACTGGCTCACGAGGTTGTGGAGGCAGCCATCCATAAATTCTTCAGACGCATACGTGGAAACGATTGCTGACACCTTGATGTCGTGGTTCTCTGTTTCCGGCGTGCTGGCTTTTATGGAAAACTCCAGTGCTTTTTTTCGGGCTTCGGAGAACGTAAGGTCGCCTGTTATTTCGTTGAAATTTGAGTGGGTGTTGCGGAGGGCTGCGTAAACGCGACGGGCTTCTTCTTCTTTGCCGGCCGTCTTCAGGGCCCTCGCAAGGTACCACTCGACCCGCCAACTATCGATCTCATTGGCAAGTGCAGCCGTGTATGCAGATACAGCCTGTTCTGATTCTTCCCGTTTTTCGTGCACCAGGCCTTTCCATAGTTGCAGGTGCGGGTCTGAAGGCGCGTGTGTATTCTGGTCCATAATGGCATCACAAAGCAACGCCGGCGCTGCGGCAATGGAGTTATCAGCTGCTATTTGTTGTGATATTTCTGGGTGATGCAGGCTAATGGCAAAAGCCAGTCCGTGGTCGTCAAGTGCATCGGTGAAAATCTGCGCGGCGCCCGGTGTTTCTGTTGGCGTTTGCAAGGCCTCATCGCCGTATGGGGTGCATCCCCAGGCATGTACTTGTTTGGGCCGGCTGGCGAGAAAGCTGTAAATCTTGTTAAAGGTATACGCCGCATTGGTTGCTCCAAGGTGTGTGCGAGCAAAAATCGAAGCGTTTAATCCGATGCGCGCCCGCTCAACCGGGTTGTTATACAGAAACGTAACAGCACGCTGGAAATCTTCAGCTGTGTGTACAATCAGTCCCGTCTCATTATGCTTGATGAGGCCCCCGATGCTGCTGTGCGTAAACACAACCGGGGCAACACCGGCAAACATTGCTTGCTGCAGGTGCAGGGCTGCTGTGGAGCCCGAATGCTCTTTCACTGCGTAGCCAAAAACGTCGAGTTCTGCGAGGGTTTCCGGGAATGCCGATGCCGGCCTCATACTAAACTTGTAGCCGGCATGCAGTTGCTTTGCTGATGTTTCTATTGCTTCCGTAGAGCCGTCCCCACAGATCATAAAAGATACATCAGGAATTTCGATCGCCGTTGTCAGCGCTACCAGGTCTTCGCGAAGTTCACTTGCCGGCGTATCCGCAGAGAATCCTACGTTAAATCCACTGTGTGGCTGGGATTCAAAATTATTAAGCAAGCTGAAGTCGGCCGGTGGCACAATGCAGGTTTGTCTGTCAATTGGTTCGGATGCGTTTGTAACGGCAAAAGCCGGATGATTGTGATAAGAAGCCATTGTACTGGCCAGACGCACTTCAACCATTTGGGCAGCTGCCAGCGGTAGAATATGCGGTAACACATCCCCTGTAGAATGGCACCAGAGTACAAAGCGCGCCGGCGGAAGCGGGCGCCTGAGCAGCGTGTTGATAATGGGTGTGTTGGTGTATTCGATCTGAACGATATCGGCTTCCTCGATTTGCTGGAGCAACGTTGCTGCGTCCGGCTTGATTGTGAGCGCGATATCAGCTTCGCTTGCCCAGCTACCGGCTACCGGACTGGCAGTGTCCAGCGCCATGACTGTGTGCTGGTAATTGTACTGTCGTGCTGACCACTTGGCCATGTTCAGGATGGCCTTTATGGTTTTGTTGTTTTCGAGGTGCTCTACAAGGTGAAGGATTCTGGGCATGCGTAAGCCTGTTTGATCTAATCTGTTTGATCTAATCTGTTTGGTGCAGTGCTGTTTTGCACAGTACTGTTGGGTAGTGGCACAGCATCAGAATGTGCTGCGTTGCTGGGGTCTATAGAGATGTCTGAAAGATGTATGCATGTAAAAGGCAAAAGGTATTCCGCGCAACATGGAAGGGGCGGTGTATTTCTTATTCAGGCAGAAGCATGGCAAACGGGCAACCCTAAGGTTTCGGCTGCTGGTTGTAAACCTGAAATCTGCCCGAGATCGACCCTGTTTTCGGGAAAGGATTTCCGCCTCAGGGGCAATTCTTGGTGCAAGTGCTGCCCAGTTGAGAATTTCCAGGGGCAATACGCAAAGGGACCCGTTGTTGAAGGATGAGGGTGACTCATTTTGTGAATCCAATCAGCCGCAGTGCTACAATTATGGCAGGATATCTTGCGCCGACTTATGCAGCTTCGCTGGCCCATGTGGGGCAACCGGTACATCTGGAAGAAAGCGATGCCTGGGCGATTGCGCGCCCGATTGCCGGCAGTGGGCAATTAGATCTTGTTGGGTGTTATCCGTTGATGGCATGCCGTCATTGGGAACACATTGTTGCTGATTTGCATGCGCTGGCGCCGCAATACGTGAGCTTCACCATGGTCTCTGATCCTTTGGGGGCGTACAGCCAGGACATGCTTGCTGCAGCGTTTCCCGATCTGTGCCGGCCATTCAAAAAACACTTTCTGGTGGATCTGCAGGGAGACTATGCCGCCCATTTTTCATCCAATCACGTGAGAAATGCCCGCAAGGCGCACAAGGCCCTTGTAATTCAACGCGTTGCGCATCCGGGGGAGACATTGGATGACTGGTCGCGACTCTACCAACACTTGATAAAGCGCCATGCAATTCGTGGTGCTGCGGCCTTTTCCAGGGAGGCGTTTGTTATGCAGCTTAAAACGCCGGGTATCGTTGTTTACAAGGCTGCAATGGATGAAGAAACGGTAGGTATGGTCCTTTTTTATGAGATGGGCGGACATGTATACTATCACCTTGCCGCCTATACGGGGGCAGGGTATACAAACAAAGCTTCATTTGGAATTTTTCAGCAGGCCTTTGCTGATTTCAGTGCAGCCGGCCTGTCTGTTGTAAACCTTGGTGGAGGCGCCGGCCTTGAAGAAAATGCAGACGATGGCCTGACGCGCTTCAAGCGTGGATGGGCGAGTACCACTGCACCAGCCTATCTGTGCGGACGCATTCTGGATCATGAGGCTTACCAAAAGCTGCTTGCCGAAATGCCGGCCGGGCAAGACAATTTTTTCCCTGCATATCGCGTCAACTACTAAGTGTGGTTAAGGCAACTCTTTCCCTGGCTATATCTCGAATTTCCGGCTATTGCGCCTATGCCGGGTCGTAAAACCCCGTTGTGGAGCCGCATAAGCAGATGCCAGCCTTGGCATTCGCTTTGAACATGGTCTGCTCGAACTATCTATAAATGTAAGCCAGCCATGAGCGCATTCACGCAGACCTTCCTTGCTGATTTTTTCCAGTCGATCCATCGCGTTGAGCAAAATAACTGGGACCATCTCCGTTTCCAGGGAGATCACCCCCGGGCCAACAATTTTATGATCGACAATGCCGTACACTGGATGTACGCAATCATGCGAAACATCGATCAGTATGAAGCTGCCTTCGAGTTGCTGGAAGACGACTATTCACGTGCCTTGATGATCAAGCTGCTTGAATACGATATCCTGGACCATCATCACGTAAAGCTACCCCTGAATACGCCCGAGTTTTGGGCGTCGTACAACAGCGTTGATGAGAAGTATCTGGTCAAAAAAGATGCTGTGCCCTTTGGTGATGGGTTTGTAAACCTGTACCGCGTTCCGGATATGGATATGCAAATATATGGGCATGCGCTTACGGTACTGACCCAGTTTATTCTGAAGCAGTATTTCTTTCAGCGCGGGCCAGTTATTCAGCCGGCGCCTGGCGACGTTTGTATTGACGCGGGTGCATGCCGTGGAGAGGTTTCCCTGCATTTCGCCCATGCTGTAGGGCCCGAGGGGAAAGTGTATGGCTTCGAGTTTGTGCCGGCTAATATCGACATCTTTAAGCAAAATCTGTTGATGAATCCGGCATATAGTCCGCTGGTGCATCTGGTACCATATCCGCTTTGGCACGAGTCGGGGCAAGAGATGCGGTTTTCCGACCGTGGCCCTGCTTCCTCTATCAGAGATGGGAAAGATGCCACGGGAGACCTGGTGACCACAACCCTTACCATAGATGATTTTGTGAGTGGCGAAGGGGTTGATCGGGTAGACTTTATTAAAATGGATATAGAGGGCGCTGAGGTAAACGCGCTGGCTGGCGGGCAGGCAACGATCAAAAAGCATCTGCCCAAGCTTGCCATCTGTGCATATCATAAAAAAGACGACTTCTATCGGATTCCTGCGCTCATCAGGCAAATCGACGCCGGCTACAAATTTTATCTCGATCACTATACCATTCACAGGGAAGAGACGGTGCTGTATGCCGTTCATCCAGATAGCAGCCGAGGATGATATGATAGAGACGTTGGAGCAGGAGCCTATTTATGTTACGCGGCCCAGTATGCCGCCACTTGATGATTTTGTGGTGCATCTGGAGCGCATCTGGGAAAACCGGTGGCTAACTAACAACGGTGAGTTTCATAAACGCCTCGAAGCGGAGCTGGCTGAATTCCTCGGTGTGAAATACGTTAGCCTGTTTTCGAATGGTACCCTGGCGTTGCTCGTGGCTTTGCAGGCGATGCGCGTATCCGGAGAGGTCATAACAACGCCCTATACGTTTGTCGCAACAACGCATGCGCTGCACTGGAACGAAATTACACCTGTCTTTTGCGACATCGACCCAAAAACATACAACCTGGATCCTGCCTGCATTGAGTCGCTGATTACACCGCAAACGTCGGCAATTTTGCCCGTGCACGTATATGGTTATCCCTGTGATGTGAAGGAAATCTCTCGGATAGCAGACATTTATGGCCTC
Encoded here:
- a CDS encoding tetratricopeptide repeat protein: NSIVSLERDDTETAEQNLFSAQQLAPDQFEVLYLLGSLYEKKEDFPYALEWYNKARDVAQPGQMEQLAGQHLDTMAQVHSGGNAVRKKLKIFVRRGFDQFLSNLIEGLNPFYDVERVVIDAVDQIEPAMEDADICWFEWCDELVMYATRLEISKRKPIVCRLHRYEAFTDIPGKVQWEHVDALMLVTDHLITILRQTVPGIEDRVQVSVVNNGVDTDKIAFAPRGHGYSVASVGYIHMRKNPMMLLQILEKLVRFDSRYKLHIAGKFQDSLVKMYWDHAIREMGLADHIQFDGWQENITSWLADKNFLVSTSIHESFGYSIAEAMSMGIKPIVHNFPFSTRIWPEQILYNTVDEAVGMITSNVYSSVAYRNFIESNYALFDQVTQVRKILSGLPKEKMRDIKTPMFEKGALQSKVDQLVQLKTPAAGTEAVKAAKTEAKAEVKMATPAT
- a CDS encoding FkbM family methyltransferase, producing the protein MSAFTQTFLADFFQSIHRVEQNNWDHLRFQGDHPRANNFMIDNAVHWMYAIMRNIDQYEAAFELLEDDYSRALMIKLLEYDILDHHHVKLPLNTPEFWASYNSVDEKYLVKKDAVPFGDGFVNLYRVPDMDMQIYGHALTVLTQFILKQYFFQRGPVIQPAPGDVCIDAGACRGEVSLHFAHAVGPEGKVYGFEFVPANIDIFKQNLLMNPAYSPLVHLVPYPLWHESGQEMRFSDRGPASSIRDGKDATGDLVTTTLTIDDFVSGEGVDRVDFIKMDIEGAEVNALAGGQATIKKHLPKLAICAYHKKDDFYRIPALIRQIDAGYKFYLDHYTIHREETVLYAVHPDSSRG
- a CDS encoding glycosyltransferase, which encodes MPRILHLVEHLENNKTIKAILNMAKWSARQYNYQHTVMALDTASPVAGSWASEADIALTIKPDAATLLQQIEEADIVQIEYTNTPIINTLLRRPLPPARFVLWCHSTGDVLPHILPLAAAQMVEVRLASTMASYHNHPAFAVTNASEPIDRQTCIVPPADFSLLNNFESQPHSGFNVGFSADTPASELREDLVALTTAIEIPDVSFMICGDGSTEAIETSAKQLHAGYKFSMRPASAFPETLAELDVFGYAVKEHSGSTAALHLQQAMFAGVAPVVFTHSSIGGLIKHNETGLIVHTAEDFQRAVTFLYNNPVERARIGLNASIFARTHLGATNAAYTFNKIYSFLASRPKQVHAWGCTPYGDEALQTPTETPGAAQIFTDALDDHGLAFAISLHHPEISQQIAADNSIAAAPALLCDAIMDQNTHAPSDPHLQLWKGLVHEKREESEQAVSAYTAALANEIDSWRVEWYLARALKTAGKEEEARRVYAALRNTHSNFNEITGDLTFSEARKKALEFSIKASTPETENHDIKVSAIVSTYASEEFMDGCLHNLVSQSLYQQGGLEIIVIDAHSPENEKEIVERYQRNFDNIHYVRAPERETLYASWNRGIRMASGRYITNANTDDRHRKDALETLARYLDAHPEFALLYPGQIDTSVAHESFETTSSSKLLNWPPYSYAELERHCIIGSQPMWRKSLHEKYGYFRDEMVSAGDYEFWLRIGKQENLYRYPETLGLYYRNPAGIEHGSNTSDKETLQIWQEYGMFERGIPVILRGRLITQARVPQFSAPASTQQKPRLPFDQYIAQFETALRNNKLDEALVITEHACREYGELPYPFILKAIVHRQSLAYNEALSALDTSIRIDETPEALVELIQLSIATDQHEEAKRTSDYMRAKYPEWEERMQKITASLLQDDTAPATGSAKLEDLDYTYSTFAELKAAFESLLHTKELHQAGTLALAATLKFPENHEAWMLKATSDRLKGAYEDARAAIQKSLLIEDSPEALIELFQVSRALGDSEEANNIATMFGTAYPEHATRFSELFPETV
- a CDS encoding GNAT family N-acetyltransferase, translated to MAGYLAPTYAASLAHVGQPVHLEESDAWAIARPIAGSGQLDLVGCYPLMACRHWEHIVADLHALAPQYVSFTMVSDPLGAYSQDMLAAAFPDLCRPFKKHFLVDLQGDYAAHFSSNHVRNARKAHKALVIQRVAHPGETLDDWSRLYQHLIKRHAIRGAAAFSREAFVMQLKTPGIVVYKAAMDEETVGMVLFYEMGGHVYYHLAAYTGAGYTNKASFGIFQQAFADFSAAGLSVVNLGGGAGLEENADDGLTRFKRGWASTTAPAYLCGRILDHEAYQKLLAEMPAGQDNFFPAYRVNY